In Setaria italica strain Yugu1 chromosome I, Setaria_italica_v2.0, whole genome shotgun sequence, the genomic window TCAAAGTGATGATGACCGTAGACGTGATGTTCCATCTTAGTATCCAGTAGTTTCTCCAATATGCAATGTGCTTTTCAGTAGCAAAACGGCTATGGCTACTTTAATCACAAGCTGGCAGGCTACACCGGTGCAAAGGCATTTTGGCATGCCAACCAATAATCCAAACTTGGGTAACTCCCCCTTCCATATATATTAACACATAAGTTTTCTGTGTGATTTCTAAGGCTTTAGTCAAGGACATATTAGTCTTTTACATGCAACCTTAATCTTAGAAATCCTTTTATCTAGGGGCGTGTTAGTCTTTTACATGCAACCTTAGCGTATCTATACAGTGGGAGTATGTTGGACAACATGGTTGGGAGGAGCAATCATTAATTCATTAGTAATGGAAAATGTAGAAGTGTACCCCTTTGCGCCTTTCGGTTCCAGAAAACAACCGGCTGCTAGCATATTTTCACACTTTGAACTGTGCTATATGATATGTCCATATTGCAATTGGGTGAAATGGTTTAAATAGTTCTATGACAGTTATAGATATACAAGATATTTTTCACCCCATGATGATTGCATATTTTTTCACATGTTTTTTCTTGGTTACACTCTTCTATACCTTTTGcgtgaaaaataaaagagaaccCAGGACTGCACAATTCTTTTTCTGacaaattttcattttcttgaGCCAAATCGCCATGAATAAAGGAACCAAGCGATCCACATTGGTGAAACGACAAGAAGATATGCCTGCAGTTTAACCCAAGGAAACTCTGATGATTTCAGTTCGGTAGAGTTGCAGAGGTAATACCAACAACCATAGGAGTTGAGAAATACCCACCAAGACAAATGTAACAGGCTCATTCGCTAAACATCTGCTGTATGTGTTTGATTCCAGAGCATCATGGAGAAAAACTTGGACCTGCGAAAGTCATCAATGAATTAGTCTCGCATCCATGCATAATTAGTGATGTGAGGTGCGCCATGTCAACTCACAGAAAGACAGCTATGCGGTGATATATTTGTTTGAAGAGATGATAATGCAAGACAGACACCTTATGATGAAACTTTTGTGTTGATGAAATAAAAAGCTTGAATTGGTCATATGGAATAGAAATGCTTGATCTTGAAACGGAACCACCCAAGAAGAAGACGTCAGGCCTGTCTGTGTCAGGAATATATTGGCGACGGATTGCTTTGCGGAATCGATATGCCTACAGAAAGAGGAAAACACTTAAGAAAACCAATAGCCAAAACAGTTTTGTTACTAGACATTGGTTGCTGCCGGAACAGCTGGAGGAACAATAGAAGATATTTTTGACTGCATAAATTAATAAACAAAACAAACGACATCAGAGAGGTGGTTCCGGTTGTTATTTCGTCACCATTCAGTCAATTCAATATACTTTCTATTACTGGTACcattttttctttgtttaatACAATTAGATTCATGATGATGCACTTCATGCTTACAAAAATATTAGTGACATAAGATAGGGAGCAATAGCAGGTACCTCATGATAGTATCTGTTTATTTCTTGTCGAAAACTACTGGACTGTTTATATGTATGAGAAAAACAGGACCATGCATATGATGCCCCTCTAAGAAAAATATCTTTGAGATCGATATCCCCAGCATACTGCAAATGGAAATATCAAGAAATAGTACCGAAAAAACAGACGAAAAATTGTAGGTCATATATAAGGACATAATAAGGGATTAATGATGCGCAGAGTATATATGTGAGCTAGTGAATGTGTTTAGATCCACATTGCCATTCTAAATTCCCATGGAAATTTTCTTTATTCAGTGCAGTGCATTCTGATACAAATGGCCGCATATTTTGACATTTCTAAATTTAAAGCAAAATAATACCAAGTTTTCCTAACTATCATAAGCTCACTACATTACATAACACCTTGAGTGAAAGGCTGACTTTGGTACCAAATGGATTGTCAGGTCCACAGGGTAAGTTCCACAAAAAAAAGGTAACAAAAAATGGCATCAAAGAGACTGGAGCAGTGGAAAAGGGGCCCAGAACTCAGAGCACAAGTTGGAGTGACAGCAGAGAGATTATTTGCTTGATCACCAGGATGCAAAGTGTGCCCTTTTTTGTGGTATGGAGTATGGACTCAGCTAAATAACCCTATCTCTAGTCAATCTAGGTCAATCTTGGACTGGATCAGAGGCATTGCAACCAAATTGGCTATAATAGGACTTGTCTACCTCAATATTGATCTGAGTTCTAGTAAGTGCTCTGTGTAGATGATTTGCAGTAGGTGACAAGTAGGATGGGGGAGGAAAATTCCACCAGAATCAAGGGCAACGGGTATCTATAATCTTGCACCAGATCTCAAAGAGACAAAAGGTTCTAATTTGCTGAACGGCGCATCATTTAATGCAGTACCCTATTTGTACCTAGATATAGCAAGCTTCAACTAAATATTGCAACATGTACAACATTCAGAAACCAATGCTGCTTGCAGTTGGAGGTGCCAAGGTAAGGTACCTTAAGAATTGTTTCTTTTCCAGGCCACTTGAAAACCATCTGCAATGGCCTACTTCTCTCATGAACTTTTGATGCCATCATCTGTGTTCATTTCACTCAATGAAAGAACTGCGTCTGAATAATGTAAAAGATATGCATGATGGATTACCTTAGTTAATACAAATGCTTGTTCAAATTGTCGAATTTGGATCCATTGCTCCGCAATTATATCCTCTATCTGGGAAGTTCCAAAATTAAAATAGTATTCTATTTTATACGATATCTTCATGAAGTCTAGTGGCACAAAAGAACAATGAGTTCAATCAGTAGTGCTGTATGTCTGTTTAATGTCAAGCAGTTGTTTCAAGAGAAAAAAACTGTTATTTTCTGGATTGTCAAGAGTATGGCAATCAATTGACATATTTCGTGTGAGTTTTCCATGTCATTTGAGCTGCCAATTTCCAGTAATTAGGTTGTGCTTTACATTGCAATGAATTTGATGTAGGGGTCTGTGAATAAGATAGGTAGAGGGTCATACTTTTTTTAGTATTACTGGGAACAACTCCATGGTCAATTAAGGATCAAAATGTAGGAACTCATGGCAAGGATAACGTAATCGATTTTTCCAGGGGTGAAATGAAGAGAGAAAATGGAATACACAGACAGAGATGATAGCAACGGCATGGAGGGAAAGAAGATTGAAAACTGGCCATATGGAAGGAATAAGCATTTCCCTTTCATAGTACATTGCAGAACTCAGTGGAAAAATCCTAGGATTTTCTTTCGCTTCCATGATGTGTACCGGATAACTTTTGTACCTAGCTCCAACAAACCACAATATTTGGCTGCTTTTTAAGACAATCACCACCATCAAACTCATGAAGATGATTTTCTACTTTTCCAAATAGTTCTCAAACATTTTAGCATCTCTAATGCTCCCGTAACAACAGTTAACAATGATCATATGCACAAGTAAGAGTTGTAAAATGCAAATCCAAGGGCACGTGTAAGAGGCTCTGAACATACCTTTTTGACCTCCGAACTCAGAGTTTCCACCCTTCTCTCAGTATCACGTGCTAACGATTCTATCGTGTCAGAATTTTTGTTTATCTTACTGACCTCTTGCTGGAGTTGTTGTACCTATACAGCATCGATAACATGAATTCTATGACATGTGAAATTGATTAAGAACGGCCTCTTATGTATTTTACTAAACATTACACTTTAAAACATGCATGCAGGGGCAGAGCTTCTCACAGGCCAAAATGGGCCATGGCCCGCCCTCAATTTTTGCAAACTCCATTGATGTATACTGTACCAGCTTAGAAAAGTTTTTACACTAAGCACTCCTATTGTTCTTTGCTATTTGCCCCCCTGCTGCATTTAGCTGCAAGCTCCGCCACTGCATGCATGTGACTTTCACCGCACATGATCCGTAGAATAGATACAGGAACATTTGTTTATAGCACTACTCAAATATCGAGATTAGTTTCTTATATATGACTTGCACATACATGTGTAACAAAAAGAAGAATGACACACACTATGACATAAAGAGGAGGTACCTCATCTTCCATAGATTTAATGTTGCCAGCAGAATATGATTTGCTTTTGGAATCCTGCAAACATAGGAAACAAGTGTTTATGTGCAAGAAAGCTTGTGGACATAATCTATCTGTTGCCAGACAATTATACAACCTCAAAAATAATTCTATAAATGAGAAAATAAAACTGTCAAGTTTAGAAGAATTAGCCCGTCTAATGACTAAAGCTCATAAATTTAGGTCAAAACTGAATAACAAAAGTTGGCATATTACACATTTTGATATAAGTTGGGTCTAAATTCCCAATTGTGATTCAGATTAATATGCCCTTGAAACTGTTAGAGAAGGGAAGAATGACCAGACTGCCCTCGTTCCATTCAGTCTAGGGTTACAAGTATACAAAGTATGGGCCGAATGGGCCATAAGGTCAACATGGGCCAGAAAGGGATAAACATAAATCTGTACATATTAACAGCCCCCCTCAAACTAAAAGTGGCTGAGAAGAATCTAAATTAGACACATTTAGTTTGAGAATATGAAATTGATGTTGATCTCTAGTCTGAGCCTTGGTGAAGAAATTTGCAAGCTGAAGTTCAGAAGGTGTGTACTGAAGATCAACAGTAGATTGTTGACAGTGAGATCGTATGGAGGCATCAACACCAATATGCTTAGTGAGCTCATGCTTGATTGGATTGTTGGCAGTTTGAATAGCACTAGTGTTGTCACAACAGAGAATGGTAGGATCAGCACAAGTAACTCCAAAATCAGCCAACAGCCAACGGAGCCAAATAATTTCTGCTGTTGTTGTGGCTAGAGCTCTTAGTTCAGCTTCAGTGCTAGAACCGGAAACTGCAGTTTGCCTCTTGGACTTCCATGCAATTGGTGAGTCACCAAGGAAGATACAGTAACCAGTCACAGATCTTCGATCAGTATGATCACTAGCCCAAGTAGCATCAGAGTAAGCATGGAGCACAGGCCGACTGGATGCGGCATAAAACAGTCGTTGAGAGATTGTCCCCCGCAGATACCGCAGAACACGAAGCAAATGAGCATAGTGAACTGTGGTAGGTGCACTGACAAACTGTGTGAGAATGTGGACTGCATAAGTAATGTCCGGTCTGGTAGCAGTAAGATAGACCAGGCTACCAACAAGATGGCGATACCGTGTCGGATCTGCAAGAGGAAGACCATCTGATGGctttagatgaagatgaagctccATAGGAGTAGCAGCACACCGAGTGTCAGTAATGCCAGAACGAGCAAGCAAGTCTTGAATATACTTGGCTTGAGAGAGATAATAGCCATCAGTAGTGGAGGTAATTTCAATGCCCAGAAAATAGCTTAGGGAACCCAGATCAGACATCATAAATTGTTCACAAAGGCGCTCTTTAACAAAGGTAATGTATTCTGAATCATCCCCAGTGATCAacatgtcatcaacatatagCAGAATTAAAGTGTGACCTCGTGGAGAGGTATGAACAAACAGAGCTGGATCATGGTCACACGGAGTGAAACCTGCAGCAGTAACAACTGAACTGAACCGCTGAAACCAAGCTCTTGGTGCTTGCTTGAGACCATAAAGAGCACGCCTAAGATGACAAACATATCCAGGAGGAACCTCAACTCCCGGCGGTGGATGCATATAGACATTCTCTTGCAGATCACCATGAAGAAAAGCAgtcttaacatccatttgaGAGATAGTCCATGAATGAATGGCAGCCACAGCAATAAGAGTATGGACTGTGGTCATATGAGCAACGGGAGCAAAAGTCTCCTCATAATCATGACCATAGGACTGTTGGAATCCCCGAGCAACTAAGCGAGCCTTGTACCTCTCAATAGAGCCATCAGCTTTGGTTTTAACCTTGTATACCCACTTGCAGGTGATGGGGACAACATCATGAGGCAATGGAACAACCTCCCAAGTACCCGTGCGTTGTAAAGCATGAAGTTCAACAGACATATCATCTTGCCAAACAGGAAGATGGACAGCTTCCTGATAAGAAGAAGGCTCACAAACAGCACCAGCAGTGGGAAAACCAAGTCGATCAGGGACAATAATAGTAGAACGATCCCTAAGGTTATATGGTGGAGAAGAAGGTGGTGTTGGGACAGGAGAAGAAGTATCGTCTAAAGGAGGACTAGAGGTATGAGAAGGAATACGGGCTCGACGAGAAtagtgaaaaggaaaagatgtaACAGATGAAGGTAGTGGTTGTGAAGTTGGAACAAacagcggaggtggaggtgttGGATCAAGAGATGGAGCTGGTTCAAGTGAATGGTAGAGGAATCAAGAGAAGATGGAGCCGTGTCAAAAGAGGAAGGACATGATGAACTAGATATAGGTGGcaagaaaaggaaggagagggaCTCAACAGATGAGGAGGGTGGAGGAGTAGAAGAGTAAAAATATGGCTTATTTTCAAGAAAAGTGACATCACGAGAAATACGAATACAACGAGCTGAAGGGTCATAACACCGATAACCCTTGTGCTCAAGAATATAACCAAGAAAAACGCACTCAACTGATTGAGCAGTGAGCTTTAAGCATTCATGAGAAGGTAGAAGAACATAACACGGGCAACCAAAAACACAAAGGTGGGTATATTTAGGAGAAGACCCATGCAAGACTTCTCCAGGGCATTTGGCCTGATGACGAGATGATGGCTGAAGATTGATGAGATATATAGCAGTAGATACAGCTTCAGCTCAAAAATGAGAAGGCACAAAAGAGGAAATGAGAAGAGTTCGTGCAGTTTAAATGATATGATGATGCTTACGCTCAGCAACACCATTTTGAGCATGAGCACCAGGACAAGAGAGCTGAGGCAAGGTTCCTTCAGAAGAAAGAAGCTGACGAAAAGCATTAGAAAGATACTCTCCCCCAGAAATGGAACGAAAGATGCGAATGGGAGAAGAAAATTGAGTATGAACCATTTGAACAAAAGACTTGTAAATGGATAACAATTGAGACCGATGCTTCATGAAATAAATCCAGGTGTAGCGAGAATAATCATCAATGAATATGACATAATACTTGTGGCCACCTTTGGAGGCAAAAGGAGCAGGTACCCATACATCAGAATGTACAAGAGCAAAAGGTTGTGTAGTTTTGGAGTCACTAGAGGGATAAGGAAGTTGAATCTGTTTCCCTAGTTTACAACCAGTACATTCAAAAGAGCGATCAATTGATACATGACCAAGAACACCCTGCTTGACTGAGGTAGACAGACGTGAGCCACACAAATGACCTAAGCGATGATGCCATTGAGGGAAAGTGGCCGCAATAGAAGCTGATGACGATGATGTTAGTAGCTGAATTGTTACTCTCATTGAGAGGATGACACTAGAGGTTGGGGCGATTTTTCTGGTTTACTTCTCACACAATGCCATGACCAACCAAGGGGTTGGGGATTCATATATATaggctggtgggcagccaagcaTATGCTagatgctagtctaagatgctatCCTAAAAGCTAGTCTAAGATGATGGCCTAGTGCTGCAGCATGCAGGAagtgctgcagccccacaaagaACAAAAGTACAAAGAGCCCCACAAAGACCAGCAGTACAAAGACTTATCCATCAGATGATGCAAAATAAGGTGATGGCGGCAACCGAAGATGATCAAGGATGTGGAGACCTGATGAGCTTTTATGGCGACGGCCAGTACCAAGAAGTGCTCAGGTTTGCCGATCCTGAATAAAACAAGAGGTGGCATCAAACCCAATAACACAATTCATATCAGCTAGTTGGCCAACAGAAATAAGATTCATGGAAAGTTTTGGCACAAGAGAAACATCAAAATCAGAAGTGACAAGATTTCCCTGATGAGTAACTGTGCAAAAGTTACCATCAGCGGTCTGAACAGAACGAGAACGAGTATCAGCGATTGGCTGACAAGAATCCAAATGAGAGGAATCGGAAGTCATATGAAAAGAAGCTCCGGAATCCAACACCCAAAAACTAGTACCTGGGTGCAATGTGGAGGACAAGGAGCTAGCTGACATGTATGCACTAACTGGAGCAGAGGTGGTGCTGCTAGATTGCTGTTGGAACTGAGGTGCTGAGTGAAGTTGGAACTGAGATGCTACTGCTTGTTGGAACTGAGGTGCTGTTGCTTGGAACTGTGGTGCAGCTACTGCTTGGGTGCTAGAAGAAGCTGCAAGTGGCCCCCGGCATGAAGCAGCACGCTTTGCTCGCATTTCAGCCAAGAGGTGAGGATACTTCTTGAAACACCGTTCATCTGGATGATTCGTCCTGCCACATTGGCTGCAAGGAGTCTTTTGAGAGGTGGCTGGTGCTGCAACCGAAACAGACAGGGAAGGAGCAGCTAGCACTGAATGCTGAGACACTGGTGCAGTAAGAGTTTTAAGGCGCGTCTCCTCAGCCATGAGGGCAGATAGTGCTTCAGACAATGTAGGAAGAGTAGGTCTCCCCAAAAGCTGAACACGAATGGGTTCAAACTCAGACCGCAGACCCATCACAAAGTCAAACATAGTATTCTGCTGATCATACTTGTCTCTGTCAGTCAAAGATGGGACACAATCCTTGCATAAGGGAGAAGGCTTGGGAACCATTGAATCAAGCTGGCGTGATATCTTAGTGAAGGCATTATAATACTCCTCAACCGACATGTCCTGCTGTTGGAGATGATGAAGGTTCTGGCGAAGTGAATAGCGAAGGACCGAGCTGCTTTGTTGATAGCGACCTTTCAGGTAGTCCCACATCTCTTTTGCAGTATTGTGATCCTCAAGACAGGAGCGAATGCTCAGATCAATACTCATGCAGATAGTTGTCATTACCCGATCATCTTCAAGGTTCCAAGCTTTGACCTCTTTATCATTAGTGGCTGGTGGTGGGGCATCAGTGAGATGTGAGGCAAGATCAGCAGATCGCAGCAGCATTTTGAGAGAGAAAGCCCATTCTCTGTAGTTTGATCCATTGAGCTTCACATCCATGACAGGGGCACCAAATGAAACGGGTGCAAGAGTGGTAGAAGGAGCAGCAGATGACCCCATGACCGTAAGAAGAGGGACGAGGCTGACGTTGGAGAGGTGGACGCCACAGCAGCACAAACAGCAGCACGAACTCCCTCTGTTGCTGGTTagatggagaggagaggaggggcggCAACCGAATCGGAGACGTAGACGTACAGGAGATGAGGAGCGGCACCTCAATCGGCACTGCAGAGAGGGAGGGGCACTGCCTCGACCGGCGACGCAGAGGGTGAGGGCGTTACCTCAATCGGCGACGCAGAGGGGAAGGGGCACCGTCTCTACCGGTGACGCAAAGGCCGCGGGAACAGGCGGCGCAACGAAGGGAGAGCCACAATCAGGCAGCAGGGAGGGTGTGCCGCAGGATCCTGTCAGCAGCAGGCTCGCCGGCGAAGAGAAGCTTGCCGGCAGAGAGAGGCTGCAAGCGGTGGCGGCGTTGGGGAGAACCAGGATCTGTTACCATGTTAGAGAAGAAGGGAAGAATAACCAGACTGCCCTCGTTGCATTCAGTCTAGGGTTACAAGTATACAAAGTATGGGTCGAATGGGCCATAAGGCCAACATGGGCCAGAAAGGGATAAACATAAATCTGTACATATTAACAGAAACTATACATAACTTGAGATTGTGAGTCAGGAATTAATGAAGATTCAATATATCATGCAACTTGTATCGTTTACTTTCAAAACATATATTTCAGAAGAAATCTCCCCTGCAGCATTTCTCTATTTTCTGCTGCTAGCTAATGCAACACCTATGGCTTTCCCCGATAGCCTTATGTTACGCTACTGGAAAAGCAAGTCCAGTTGCTAAAAAATGAAATCTCCAAGAACTtagcattttttattttattgggAAAATTATATTGTCATTTATAATCTTGCCACCACCATTGCTTTTGTAGTAtttaggaaaaagtccattttactcccctcacctatccactttgtccgcttaaccccctgaacaaaatttaggctcactttactcccctaaactatttcatttggtccaatctaccccctaattagatttttcttttttgtttccccGTGccgtgtatgagttgaattttgagttcaaattttgtgagcagatacAAAATATAatgccttatgttaaaaaattatactaagaatttttcatgattattttcatagattaggaatatttaatatgaaattgatcttagatatacaaaactgtatgaaaagtaatcatgaaaaattgctaatgtatttttataacttagagcatcatgttataagtcaactagcaaaatctgaaattaaaactcaacttgtacgtGAAGAACCAAAAAGAGAAAtataattagggggtagattggaccaaacgAAATAGTTTAGGGAgcaaagtgagcctaaattttgcttagggggttaagtggacaaagtaaataggtgaggggagtaaaatggactttttcctagtATTTATAATCTTGCCACCACCATGTAAAACTTGTTCCATTGCAGTACCAATTTTAGTCAATTCTTGCCATTCAAAATTGTACAGCCATGGCATAAATGAAACAAATTTTACACAATGGTAGCATGAGTCTAAAACTCTAAGTATTACAAAACCAATGACAATAccatgaaaaatgaaaaaaaatggatTATTGTAAATATTACAAAAGCAAATCTAGTTCTCCCATTTTATAGGTAGTAAAAGGCTTTcttaaaagaaaaatgaaaaaaatggatTATTGCACAGtccaaattaaattttgttTCACTAACAGTGAAAACAGATTatgattttataaaaaaaatcacttaTGTTGCAAAAGCAATGTAATACATCATCATTCTTACTGATCTAAACACATGCATACCTTTGTACTCTCTGGTCCATCAATTAAAAGCTGGATGTCACATTCCATTGCTTCAATGAGTTTGTTATCCTCCTCCAAAATACTAGCTTTACTGTTCAACGTTTTTGTATTTTCCTCCAGCAAAGATTCTGTTCAAGAAATGGGTAAAATAAACACTGAGGTACAGTAAACTAAGTAAAATGCATAAGATCCGATTATATCATCCAGCAGCAAAGAGCTACGGATGCAACCTCACTTATATGCTTTGTGACAAGAACAAGCATGTAAATTACTCTTtaaagtttaaaaaaaataggagaTCTGGACAAAGGTGCCTCTGGCAGGCCGGCTCCAACTGATCATCTCAAATTGCATGCACTACATTGGTCAGCTATCCGTTTACATCAGTACTTCCACAACAATTTTCCAACCCCCTGCTAATATGAATCGACACTACAGTTGCGACGAGGGTGGTCAAAGGGCTGCATTGAAGGGAGAAGGCAATCTCACCCAACTGCGCGATCTTTAGCCTGAGCGCCTCAATTTCCGATCGcaaggcgtcggcgtcggcgccggtggCGACTACAGGGCGGGTTCCGGCGTCGGGCACCGCGCAGAT contains:
- the LOC101773960 gene encoding uncharacterized protein LOC101773960 isoform X5; protein product: MASRAAVALLLPVRLLSLALRPCFSHSSTAAPRRARAAAALLAVAALVSAICAVPDAGTRPVVATGADADALRSEIEALRLKIAQLESLLEENTKTLNSKASILEEDNKLIEAMECDIQLLIDGPESTKDSKSKSYSAGNIKSMEDEVQQLQQEVSKINKNSDTIESLARDTERRVETLSSEVKKMMASKVHERSRPLQMVFKWPGKETILKAYRFRKAIRRQYIPDTDRPDVFFLGGSVSRSSISIPYDQFKLFISSTQKFHHKVQVFLHDALESNTYSRCLANEPVTFVLAYLLVVSPMWIAWFLYSWRFGSRK
- the LOC101773960 gene encoding uncharacterized protein LOC101773960 isoform X4; this translates as MASRAAVALLLPVRLLSLALRPCFSHSSTAAPRRARAAAALLAVAALVSAICAVPDAGTRPVVATGADADALRSEIEALRLKIAQLESLLEENTKTLNSKASILEEDNKLIEAMECDIQLLIDGPESTKDSKSKSYSAGNIKSMEDEVQQLQQEVSKINKNSDTIESLARDTERRVETLSSEVKKYAGDIDLKDIFLRGASYAWSCFSHTYKQSSSFRQEINRYYHEAYRFRKAIRRQYIPDTDRPDVFFLGGSVSRSSISIPYDQFKLFISSTQKFHHKVQVFLHDALESNTYSRCLANEPVTFVLAYLLVVSPMWIAWFLYSWRFGSRK
- the LOC101773960 gene encoding uncharacterized protein LOC101773960 isoform X2; protein product: MASRAAVALLLPVRLLSLALRPCFSHSSTAAPRRARAAAALLAVAALVSAICAVPDAGTRPVVATGADADALRSEIEALRLKIAQLESLLEENTKTLNSKASILEEDNKLIEAMECDIQLLIDGPESTKDSKSKSYSAGNIKSMEDEVQQLQQEVSKINKNSDTIESLARDTERRVETLSSEVKKMMASKVHERSRPLQMVFKWPGKETILKYAGDIDLKDIFLRGASYAWSCFSHTYKQSSSFRQEINRYYHEAYRFRKAIRRQYIPDTDRPDVFFLGGSVSRSSISIPYDQFKLFISSTQKFHHKVQVFLHDALESNTYSRCLANEPVTFVLAYLLVVSPMWIAWFLYSWRFGSRK
- the LOC101773960 gene encoding uncharacterized protein LOC101773960 isoform X3, giving the protein MASRAAVALLLPVRLLSLALRPCFSHSSTAAPRRARAAAALLAVAALVSAICAVPDAGTRPVVATGADADALRSEIEALRLKIAQLESLLEENTKTLNSKASILEEDNKLIEAMECDIQLLIDGPESTKDSKSKSYSAGNIKSMEDEVQQLQQEVSKINKNSDTIESLARDTERRVETLSSEVKKIEDIIAEQWIQIRQFEQAFVLTKMMASKVHERSRPLQMVFKWPGKETILKAYRFRKAIRRQYIPDTDRPDVFFLGGSVSRSSISIPYDQFKLFISSTQKFHHKVQVFLHDALESNTYSRCLANEPVTFVLAYLLVVSPMWIAWFLYSWRFGSRK
- the LOC101773960 gene encoding uncharacterized protein LOC101773960 isoform X1, with the translated sequence MASRAAVALLLPVRLLSLALRPCFSHSSTAAPRRARAAAALLAVAALVSAICAVPDAGTRPVVATGADADALRSEIEALRLKIAQLESLLEENTKTLNSKASILEEDNKLIEAMECDIQLLIDGPESTKDSKSKSYSAGNIKSMEDEVQQLQQEVSKINKNSDTIESLARDTERRVETLSSEVKKIEDIIAEQWIQIRQFEQAFVLTKMMASKVHERSRPLQMVFKWPGKETILKYAGDIDLKDIFLRGASYAWSCFSHTYKQSSSFRQEINRYYHEAYRFRKAIRRQYIPDTDRPDVFFLGGSVSRSSISIPYDQFKLFISSTQKFHHKVQVFLHDALESNTYSRCLANEPVTFVLAYLLVVSPMWIAWFLYSWRFGSRK
- the LOC111256097 gene encoding uncharacterized protein LOC111256097, with product MGSSAAPSTTLAPVSFGAPVMDVKLNGSNYREWAFSLKMLLRSADLASHLTDAPPPATNDKEVKAWNLEDDRVMTTICMSIDLSIRSCLEDHNTAKEMWDYLKGRYQQSSSVLRYSLRQNLHHLQQQDMSVEEYYNAFTKISRQLDSMVPKPSPLCKDCVPSLTDRDKYDQQNTMFDFVMGLRSEFEPIRVQLLGRPTLPTLSEALSALMAEETRLKTLTAPVSQHSVLAAPSLSVSVAAPATSQKTPCSQCGRTNHPDERCFKKYPHLLAEMRAKRAASCRGPLAASSSTQAVAAPQFQATAPQFQQAVASQFQLHSAPQFQQQSSSTTSAPVSAYMSASSLSSTLHPGTSFWVLDSGASFHMTSDSSHLDSCQPIADTRSRSVQTADGNFCTVTHQGNLVTSDFDVSLVPKLSMNLISVGQLADMNCVIGFDATSCFIQDRQT